In the genome of Leptospira licerasiae serovar Varillal str. VAR 010, one region contains:
- a CDS encoding LTA synthase family protein, with protein sequence MLKKLPANLRIILFYSFCFLILLTIFRFVLLFIYFSKLGNSPIIEVINSFLIGIRFDLCVISIVIALSWILSSFHYPNRWKSYRYIWGILPIPLFLWMIGHLIGDTIYFGEADKHLGYEGFVFLGKDLLILIEAAIKNDTLKVILGLIGIFTGLPALIYLFIKYNGYQYSSENKTKELAQIPISIILLLLLFRGGIQPRPLRSTEAIHSENPFLNQLPLNGVFTTIMDLKSKSILPELQMSKEESIRIVRNEIDYPGAKFIDPEYPLLRETSETRKETPPNIVIILLESWTGKFLKPNGDGIVGGKELAPNFNSLIKEGRYFPKFFATGGRTVNGLMSVLTGIPDRPGITVVRTHQVLGNFGGLGSLLKTLGYSTYFVHGGDVGFDNMSFLFPHWGFDTIIGKEEIEKTGKYRSGAWGFYDGDVLEELHATLSNAKPPFAAVSLTLTTHYPYQVPETSKHPYPETMKDSDYFNTYSYSDESIGKFMEKAKKSPYFQNTIFIFVADHTHHRDLNPFEDRNIPFLIYSPKYVKSGLDPQISSQLDVIPTILGLVGKKVKFSSFGKDLLSNSKQSEAGGSYFAFSSVIGWIENEYALYRSTEGELREVYPMPWSESMSKCVSIKETCDAYERKAKAFLNLSYELLNTNRILPEK encoded by the coding sequence ATGTTAAAAAAGCTGCCTGCAAACCTCAGGATAATCCTATTCTACTCATTTTGTTTTTTGATCCTCCTAACTATTTTTAGATTCGTATTACTCTTTATCTATTTTTCCAAACTAGGAAATTCTCCGATTATCGAAGTGATCAATTCTTTTTTGATCGGAATACGTTTCGACCTATGTGTGATCTCCATAGTAATCGCCTTATCTTGGATCCTATCTTCCTTTCATTATCCGAATCGTTGGAAGTCCTACAGATACATTTGGGGAATATTACCGATCCCATTATTCCTTTGGATGATCGGACATTTGATCGGAGACACGATCTATTTCGGAGAAGCTGACAAACATTTAGGCTATGAAGGTTTCGTATTCTTAGGGAAAGACCTATTAATATTGATAGAAGCAGCTATCAAGAATGACACTTTAAAAGTGATCCTGGGATTGATAGGAATATTCACAGGACTTCCCGCATTAATTTATCTTTTTATAAAATATAATGGGTATCAATATTCTTCCGAGAATAAAACCAAAGAATTGGCGCAGATACCTATATCCATAATTTTGCTTTTACTTCTGTTTAGAGGAGGGATCCAACCAAGGCCATTGAGATCCACAGAAGCAATCCACTCGGAAAATCCCTTCTTAAACCAACTTCCATTGAACGGAGTGTTCACTACGATCATGGACTTAAAATCAAAGTCCATTCTTCCTGAATTACAAATGTCTAAAGAAGAATCGATCAGGATAGTGAGAAATGAGATAGACTATCCTGGAGCAAAGTTTATCGATCCCGAATATCCTCTCTTAAGAGAGACTTCCGAAACAAGAAAAGAAACTCCTCCGAATATAGTGATCATTCTTTTGGAAAGCTGGACTGGAAAATTCCTAAAACCGAATGGGGATGGTATCGTAGGAGGAAAAGAACTCGCTCCGAATTTTAATTCTCTAATAAAGGAAGGCAGATACTTTCCTAAATTTTTCGCGACAGGTGGCAGAACCGTAAACGGACTCATGTCAGTACTCACTGGAATTCCGGATCGCCCAGGTATAACGGTAGTAAGGACTCATCAAGTTTTAGGAAATTTCGGCGGTTTAGGTTCCTTATTAAAAACATTGGGATACTCCACATATTTCGTTCATGGCGGAGATGTAGGATTCGATAATATGAGTTTTCTTTTTCCTCATTGGGGTTTCGACACTATCATTGGAAAAGAGGAAATCGAAAAAACAGGAAAATATAGATCGGGCGCCTGGGGATTTTACGATGGAGATGTATTAGAGGAATTACATGCAACCCTCTCAAATGCAAAACCTCCTTTTGCAGCGGTTAGCTTAACCTTGACCACACATTATCCTTACCAAGTACCGGAAACTTCAAAACATCCTTATCCGGAAACAATGAAGGATTCCGACTATTTTAATACCTACTCCTATTCGGACGAATCCATTGGCAAATTTATGGAGAAGGCGAAAAAGTCTCCCTACTTTCAAAATACCATCTTTATATTTGTGGCGGATCATACACATCATAGGGATCTAAATCCATTCGAAGATCGTAATATTCCTTTTTTGATCTATTCCCCGAAATACGTAAAATCAGGATTGGACCCTCAAATTTCCTCTCAGCTGGATGTGATCCCTACTATCTTAGGTCTCGTAGGAAAGAAGGTAAAATTTTCTTCTTTCGGGAAGGACCTGCTCTCCAACTCCAAACAATCCGAAGCAGGCGGTTCTTATTTTGCATTTTCCAGCGTGATCGGTTGGATAGAGAACGAATACGCTCTTTACAGATCCACCGAGGGTGAACTCAGAGAAGTTTATCCTATGC
- the feoB gene encoding ferrous iron transport protein B, which translates to MKLLNTEIQATEHKTEKFRVLLTGNPNCGKSTLFNRLTGLRQKTGNYHGVTVEKAEGTIHKDNTIVHIVDLPGAYSLGGESEDKQVTTRILLSRDTEDKLIFVLDAVAIERGLQFLLQVSSLKIPMIVAVTMNDTLEKKGVHLDLRVLSKAFGVPFYFVNPRSGEGVEVLENVLMDSSSYKVPVPDFSWDKKRTELIESVLSKLSVDDPDSVRFVLENSFKEFSGESLQKGLPSSNFFPEKTREFIRSEWQRSKLEFSYGEELVQRSIWIKKLLSKAVSGSEISEKGILGFADKILLHPVWGLTIFLGIMALVFQFLFTWSEVPMDWIESRIGDLADWTGNYLPDGPIRSLVQEGMIGGVGAVLVFVPQISLLFLFIGIMEESGYIARASFLMDRFMGKFGLSGKSFIPLLSSAACAVPAIMGTRTIENKADRLTTILVSPLITCSARYPVYILVIGTVFSAEPVFGIFSPKVLALFGLFLLGMFASMGAAFLFKKTFFRSEPAYFLMELPRYQWPSLKSLFFTVYKKLKAFIGNAGKIILFISIILWFLANYPRVEGPKTENLSSSQAKSLQISESYAGRMGKMMEPVLEPIGFGWKMGLGIITSFAAREVMVSTLSIVYGVQGEDSEDENLRSALRKDRDPETGKPVWTIASALSLLVFFAFACQCMSTLAVVKKETNSLFWPFFMFTYMTVLAYTSSFLIFHLSKFLGWN; encoded by the coding sequence ATGAAATTATTAAATACCGAAATACAAGCTACCGAACATAAAACTGAAAAATTTCGGGTACTGCTCACCGGCAATCCTAACTGTGGTAAATCCACTTTGTTCAATAGGTTGACCGGTCTTAGACAAAAGACGGGGAACTACCACGGAGTCACCGTTGAAAAAGCGGAAGGTACGATTCATAAAGATAATACAATTGTTCATATAGTGGATCTTCCCGGAGCTTATAGTTTAGGGGGAGAATCGGAAGACAAACAGGTAACTACCCGAATTCTGCTTTCCAGGGATACGGAAGACAAATTGATTTTCGTATTGGATGCGGTTGCAATAGAAAGAGGACTCCAATTTTTACTTCAAGTCTCTTCTCTCAAGATCCCAATGATAGTCGCAGTGACGATGAACGATACCTTGGAAAAAAAAGGAGTTCATTTAGATCTAAGAGTTTTATCCAAGGCTTTCGGCGTTCCTTTCTATTTCGTAAACCCAAGATCCGGAGAAGGTGTAGAGGTTTTAGAAAATGTTTTGATGGACTCTTCTTCTTATAAGGTCCCGGTCCCTGATTTTTCCTGGGACAAAAAAAGGACTGAACTGATCGAGTCGGTACTTTCTAAACTTTCGGTAGACGATCCGGACTCGGTTCGATTCGTTTTGGAAAATAGTTTTAAGGAATTTAGCGGAGAAAGTCTTCAAAAAGGACTTCCTTCTTCTAATTTTTTCCCGGAAAAAACCAGAGAATTCATTCGTTCGGAATGGCAAAGATCTAAATTAGAATTTTCTTATGGAGAGGAATTAGTCCAAAGATCCATTTGGATCAAAAAACTTTTATCAAAAGCGGTCTCCGGCTCGGAAATCTCCGAAAAAGGGATTTTAGGATTCGCGGATAAAATACTACTCCATCCGGTTTGGGGACTTACGATCTTTCTAGGAATCATGGCGTTGGTATTCCAATTCTTATTTACCTGGTCCGAAGTTCCCATGGATTGGATCGAAAGCAGAATCGGGGATCTAGCAGATTGGACAGGAAATTATTTGCCGGACGGCCCGATCCGTTCTCTTGTCCAGGAAGGAATGATAGGCGGTGTAGGAGCAGTTTTAGTATTCGTTCCGCAGATTAGCTTGTTGTTCTTATTCATAGGGATCATGGAAGAAAGCGGATATATCGCTAGGGCTTCCTTTCTTATGGATAGATTCATGGGAAAATTCGGACTTTCCGGAAAATCATTCATCCCATTACTTTCCAGCGCAGCGTGTGCGGTCCCCGCGATCATGGGAACTAGAACGATCGAAAACAAAGCGGACAGGCTCACTACGATCTTAGTGTCGCCTTTAATCACCTGCTCTGCCAGATATCCGGTTTATATTTTAGTAATCGGAACGGTCTTCTCTGCTGAACCTGTTTTTGGCATATTCTCTCCCAAAGTCCTAGCGTTATTCGGCCTTTTCCTGTTAGGTATGTTTGCATCCATGGGAGCCGCTTTCTTATTCAAAAAGACTTTTTTCAGATCAGAGCCTGCTTACTTTTTGATGGAACTTCCCAGATACCAATGGCCGTCCCTCAAAAGTCTTTTTTTTACCGTTTATAAAAAACTAAAAGCGTTCATAGGAAATGCGGGCAAAATAATCTTATTTATCTCCATCATCCTTTGGTTCTTGGCAAATTATCCAAGGGTAGAAGGTCCCAAAACAGAAAACCTAAGTTCCTCTCAGGCAAAGTCCTTACAAATCTCAGAGTCCTACGCAGGAAGAATGGGCAAAATGATGGAGCCGGTTTTAGAACCGATCGGTTTCGGATGGAAGATGGGGTTAGGAATCATAACTTCATTTGCAGCTAGAGAAGTAATGGTATCCACATTATCCATCGTATACGGGGTACAAGGAGAAGATTCAGAGGACGAAAATCTAAGATCAGCTCTAAGAAAAGACAGGGACCCAGAAACAGGAAAACCTGTTTGGACAATCGCAAGCGCCTTGAGCTTACTCGTATTTTTTGCGTTCGCTTGCCAATGTATGTCCACTCTTGCGGTGGTAAAAAAGGAGACAAACTCCCTATTCTGGCCGTTCTTTATGTTCACATACATGACAGTTCTCGCATATACTTCTTCTTTTTTAATTTTCCATCTTTCTAAATTTTTAGGCTGGAATTAA
- a CDS encoding FeoA family protein produces the protein MKSKLFELEEGESGKITGIKNESGKTGLVRNLLDMGFLPGTKITVVRKFQDQDKMIVKLGLVRLAIRKLEADLLELN, from the coding sequence ATGAAATCCAAACTTTTCGAATTAGAAGAGGGAGAATCCGGAAAGATCACCGGAATTAAGAACGAATCCGGAAAGACCGGACTGGTCAGAAACCTTTTAGACATGGGCTTTCTTCCTGGAACTAAAATCACAGTGGTCCGAAAATTCCAGGACCAAGACAAGATGATCGTAAAATTGGGCCTGGTCCGTTTGGCCATTCGAAAATTAGAAGCCGACCTTCTGGAATTGAATTAG
- a CDS encoding ABC1 kinase family protein, whose amino-acid sequence MTGFLDQLMQGVNSASRIVTSSYVFSTKTILLLKDLATGGSGSRNIPVRLREAFEELGATYIKLGQFIASAPSLFPEEIVTEMQKCLDSVRPLPFSDIQKVLKKELGRDYQKLFQNIDPVPMASASIAQVHSAVTKEGLDVVIKVQRPDIEGALGADLNLLFLASKLFEIFVPGLNKSGLSEMVGMFQSSILEEIDFIKEANNCEEFERYLLSSGETRARVPKIYRDLSTKKVLVMEKFYGAPITDEVSLRKSAKDPAKTLSDALEIWFSTLSKSGFFHADVHAGNLMILRDGTVGFIDFGIVGRISAKVWEGLMIFLEGLALNRTDRIASGLVRMDGTAQGIDEKKLAKDLETVFDQMSKMVLDIQMGELDAFDEKKMNTILFEFRDISDRNGLKIPKEFGLLIKQILYFDRYIKSFAPELDLIRDREKFIR is encoded by the coding sequence ATGACCGGATTCCTAGACCAACTTATGCAAGGGGTAAACAGCGCTAGTCGTATAGTGACCAGTAGTTATGTTTTTTCCACCAAAACCATCCTACTTTTAAAGGATTTGGCTACGGGAGGAAGCGGGTCCCGTAATATTCCGGTTCGATTGAGAGAAGCGTTTGAAGAATTAGGCGCAACATATATTAAATTGGGCCAGTTCATCGCGTCCGCACCTTCTCTCTTTCCCGAAGAGATCGTAACGGAGATGCAAAAATGTTTGGATTCCGTACGACCTCTTCCTTTCTCGGATATCCAGAAAGTATTAAAGAAAGAACTGGGTAGAGATTACCAAAAACTTTTCCAAAATATAGATCCAGTCCCTATGGCATCCGCGTCTATCGCGCAAGTCCATTCCGCCGTGACCAAAGAAGGTTTGGATGTGGTGATCAAGGTGCAAAGGCCGGATATAGAAGGCGCGTTAGGAGCTGATTTAAATCTTCTATTTTTAGCCTCCAAATTATTCGAAATATTCGTACCTGGTCTGAACAAATCCGGACTTTCCGAAATGGTAGGAATGTTCCAATCCTCCATCCTAGAAGAAATAGATTTTATAAAAGAAGCGAACAATTGTGAAGAATTCGAAAGATATCTTCTTTCTTCCGGAGAAACTAGAGCAAGAGTTCCAAAAATTTACAGAGACCTCAGCACCAAAAAGGTTTTGGTCATGGAAAAATTTTACGGAGCTCCCATCACTGACGAAGTTTCTCTTCGTAAATCGGCCAAAGATCCCGCCAAAACGCTTTCGGACGCCCTGGAGATCTGGTTCTCCACACTTTCTAAATCGGGATTTTTTCATGCGGATGTACATGCGGGAAATTTAATGATATTAAGAGACGGAACTGTAGGTTTTATAGATTTCGGCATCGTAGGAAGGATTTCCGCCAAAGTATGGGAAGGTCTAATGATCTTCTTAGAAGGACTTGCATTAAACAGAACGGATCGGATCGCAAGCGGGTTAGTTCGTATGGACGGGACCGCTCAAGGAATAGACGAGAAAAAGTTAGCGAAGGATCTGGAAACCGTATTCGATCAAATGAGCAAGATGGTCTTAGATATTCAAATGGGAGAATTGGACGCTTTCGACGAGAAGAAGATGAACACTATCCTTTTCGAGTTCAGGGATATTTCCGATCGTAACGGTTTAAAGATCCCTAAAGAATTCGGACTTCTTATAAAACAAATCTTATACTTTGACAGATATATAAAATCTTTCGCGCCTGAGTTAGATCTGATCCGGGACAGGGAAAAATTTATCAGATGA
- a CDS encoding helicase, producing MSGESVLLQELEKLELNDLKKTAALWNIQKLPFKEKNKNVKFLFDSFLDEFYLKGVLEKLTVLQVNIYTSILKNKNVLTLGEISRKVNIPPINVEMELNLLRKYQLVYQRKNRERLTNNLDKYHAYDELADLVSLDQNLKGDKYKVSVEKLLDRKKLTDISNEWKKAVKAPAKIDSIRKFITHATSDEAYEAAIQSLSELERDTVVRIYLSGGAADADDIRSFIVMSRGKYETIIPALVEKGMIADVCFVEEKFVRIFALPEELLKYIQNNPILPSVKKGTRQRQEKLATNELDFFLNTKKLLSYISRKGLVLAKSGKVKQADHKRTEQELLNPDISIFPEKSQIYQMELILPILKLLNLADIKGENIILRGDLDGFLAKDIFEIMKLVIHEVNEARMKRVNPPEVFQPTEMPFYDKMILDKCVNLIIKSKRIHLSVIFSNIIREHLIFSPGFRTKNFQTDLADLRKEIMSAIFYLHLFGLLEVEYPNRFLTLSKLGEYFFQTGELAGVTEKGGITINPDFSVIAFPEKVSIYGIHLLKAFTELKDYDRVYTFVLTKEAYQLGILLGYKTNEFVDFLKASSKAELAQNLLFLLEDWGGNLPVVEVAEDCVLVRTKDQNVMELLLGQIKGKKIVLDEIGPTAVLVDKTRVQDVITVAEKLNLIINLTR from the coding sequence ATGAGCGGCGAATCGGTTTTATTGCAAGAATTAGAAAAACTCGAACTGAACGACCTAAAGAAGACAGCTGCTCTCTGGAACATTCAAAAGCTTCCGTTCAAAGAAAAGAATAAGAACGTTAAGTTCCTTTTCGACAGTTTTCTGGACGAGTTCTACCTCAAAGGTGTGCTGGAAAAGCTCACCGTTCTCCAAGTTAATATCTATACTTCTATCTTAAAAAATAAGAATGTTCTCACTTTGGGAGAGATCTCTCGTAAGGTAAATATTCCGCCAATCAACGTGGAGATGGAACTCAACCTTCTCCGCAAATACCAACTCGTATACCAAAGAAAGAACAGAGAAAGACTTACCAATAACTTGGATAAGTACCATGCGTATGACGAGCTGGCCGATCTAGTTTCCTTAGACCAAAACCTGAAAGGGGACAAATACAAGGTCTCCGTCGAAAAACTTCTAGATCGCAAAAAGCTGACCGATATTTCCAACGAATGGAAGAAGGCGGTCAAGGCTCCTGCAAAGATAGACAGCATTCGCAAGTTTATCACTCATGCTACTTCCGACGAGGCGTATGAGGCCGCTATCCAATCCCTATCCGAATTAGAAAGAGATACTGTAGTTAGGATCTATCTAAGCGGTGGTGCGGCTGACGCAGACGATATCAGAAGTTTTATCGTAATGAGCAGAGGCAAATACGAGACAATCATTCCTGCTTTGGTTGAGAAAGGAATGATCGCAGACGTTTGTTTCGTAGAGGAAAAGTTCGTAAGGATTTTTGCTCTTCCGGAAGAACTTTTAAAATATATCCAAAATAATCCGATCCTTCCTTCCGTTAAAAAAGGAACACGCCAGAGACAGGAAAAACTTGCAACTAACGAGTTGGACTTCTTCTTAAATACCAAAAAGCTTCTTTCTTATATTAGCAGAAAAGGTTTGGTTCTTGCAAAATCCGGCAAAGTAAAGCAGGCGGATCATAAAAGAACAGAGCAGGAATTATTAAATCCGGATATCAGTATTTTTCCGGAAAAAAGCCAGATCTATCAAATGGAGTTAATTCTCCCTATACTGAAACTTTTGAATCTGGCGGATATCAAAGGTGAGAATATCATTTTAAGAGGGGACCTGGACGGTTTCCTTGCAAAGGATATTTTCGAGATCATGAAGCTAGTCATCCATGAGGTGAACGAAGCAAGAATGAAAAGGGTCAATCCTCCTGAAGTTTTCCAACCTACGGAGATGCCTTTTTACGATAAGATGATCCTGGACAAATGTGTGAACCTGATCATTAAGTCCAAACGTATCCATCTTTCCGTTATTTTCTCTAATATTATCAGGGAACATTTGATCTTTAGCCCTGGTTTCCGCACTAAAAACTTCCAGACTGATCTGGCGGATCTTCGTAAAGAGATCATGAGTGCGATCTTCTATCTGCATTTATTCGGATTATTAGAAGTAGAATATCCGAACCGTTTCCTGACTCTTTCCAAACTGGGAGAATATTTTTTCCAAACTGGAGAGCTTGCTGGAGTTACGGAGAAGGGTGGGATCACGATCAACCCGGACTTTTCCGTGATCGCATTCCCGGAAAAAGTTTCCATTTACGGAATTCATCTTTTAAAAGCATTCACTGAACTCAAAGACTATGACAGGGTTTATACTTTTGTTCTTACCAAAGAAGCTTACCAATTGGGAATTCTTCTGGGATACAAAACGAATGAGTTCGTAGACTTCTTAAAAGCATCCAGCAAAGCGGAACTTGCACAAAACCTTCTATTCTTATTGGAAGACTGGGGCGGAAACCTGCCTGTGGTCGAAGTAGCAGAAGATTGTGTACTTGTTCGCACCAAAGACCAAAACGTTATGGAACTTTTACTTGGTCAGATCAAAGGCAAGAAGATCGTTCTGGACGAGATCGGGCCGACCGCAGTGCTTGTGGATAAAACTCGGGTCCAAGATGTGATCACAGTCGCAGAAAAACTGAACTTGATAATTAACCTAACTAGATAA
- a CDS encoding methyl-accepting chemotaxis protein, with translation MKNINKEISVFSARFLFLTEGLGYLIGTPFAIVFLIHFMDLDLSGADSLWVVMGIIFVLGLITSSLSSYYKLKPLRKYSKQFAEGAVTKETVIGAQKAVFRLPILHALDILVRIWIGGGIFVVALGIFLPISKTDYSILLGLIVFGGLWSAVYFYLVTDWLKDNLTSTDLFGSISLESLVKLNLTRTLSLIFFAIVLVLAIGVSLVVYKLNYESLKNAYTNQMLNVAHTLDLLTQGIYEDTEDEAELIIRNKTLGYLVSQKKWKEAENFLSNFLGSSQRFEGIAVWKEAGDWFSHSVGTGTLASSTIVPLTSAFQLPGAEEIRNTNKEKAFFFSEPSNSTQNGSPVILYIREFELNDGSKAFLVFSVRIGDLTNNIVQSIKIGKTGYPGLLTPKMTFLNHVSENMRLKKMEDLPFAKSFVNAQDGVPIKYVMDGAYKSMVVHTNKKYGFRSFVTIVNEEVSKEAISTIFYMLAISFSGLFVIGFIIYFILSKSLKPLRDSQNLIEKMSEGDLTQKLTVLSRDEIGEMAISINEFNRKVKAVLYKIFDASHSLANSSDEMSNTLKTISDNAQSQAAASEEISASIEEISAGMDAISYRTKEQVTLLNSLDTEMLEFSSSIQATSENLENTLSHVKEITDEARRGGKSLELTDQSIRKISQSSDQITGVIEIITTISEQIHLLALNAAIEAARAGAAGKGFAVVADEISKLADKTSDSMKEIENIIQANETEIGIGVSNIRDTVSVIGGIIQRIETIYIRMNEVSSVMGEQLVRNKIVNKKGQEVKERSEGIQTAIQEQKLAIEEISKTISSINDLTQSNASSTEELSSGSVGLAHLSEDLKNQAEYFQF, from the coding sequence ATGAAAAACATAAACAAAGAAATTTCCGTATTCTCCGCAAGGTTTCTGTTCTTAACGGAAGGTCTAGGTTATCTGATCGGAACGCCATTTGCGATCGTGTTTTTGATCCATTTTATGGACTTAGATCTTAGCGGCGCCGATTCTCTTTGGGTCGTCATGGGGATAATCTTTGTATTAGGACTTATCACCAGTTCTCTTTCCTCCTACTATAAATTAAAACCGTTACGAAAATATTCCAAACAATTTGCAGAAGGTGCAGTGACTAAAGAAACGGTCATCGGAGCTCAAAAGGCAGTATTCCGTCTTCCGATTCTTCATGCATTGGACATCTTGGTCAGGATCTGGATAGGAGGCGGGATCTTTGTGGTGGCTCTCGGGATTTTCCTGCCGATCAGCAAAACCGATTATTCTATCTTGTTAGGATTGATCGTATTCGGGGGACTTTGGAGCGCCGTATATTTTTATCTAGTCACCGATTGGTTAAAGGACAATTTGACCAGTACTGATCTATTCGGTTCTATTTCCTTAGAGTCTTTGGTTAAACTGAATCTGACTAGGACCCTATCATTGATCTTCTTTGCTATCGTCCTAGTTTTGGCGATCGGCGTTTCCCTAGTAGTCTACAAGCTAAATTACGAATCTCTAAAGAACGCTTATACAAATCAAATGTTGAACGTGGCCCATACTTTGGACCTACTCACACAAGGAATCTATGAGGACACGGAAGACGAAGCTGAGCTCATTATCCGGAACAAAACCCTAGGATATCTAGTCTCTCAGAAAAAATGGAAAGAGGCGGAGAATTTCCTAAGTAATTTTTTAGGATCTAGCCAAAGATTCGAAGGGATAGCGGTTTGGAAAGAAGCAGGAGATTGGTTTTCTCATTCCGTGGGCACCGGTACATTGGCGAGCAGCACAATTGTTCCTTTGACTTCAGCCTTCCAACTTCCCGGAGCGGAAGAAATACGAAATACAAATAAAGAGAAAGCATTCTTTTTTAGCGAACCTTCCAATTCCACCCAAAACGGTTCCCCGGTCATTCTGTATATTAGAGAATTTGAATTGAATGACGGCTCAAAGGCGTTTTTAGTTTTTTCCGTTCGGATAGGTGATCTGACGAATAATATAGTTCAATCGATCAAGATAGGAAAGACAGGCTATCCGGGACTTCTAACCCCTAAGATGACCTTCTTAAATCACGTCAGCGAAAATATGAGATTGAAAAAAATGGAGGATCTTCCTTTTGCAAAATCATTCGTAAACGCACAAGACGGAGTCCCGATCAAGTACGTGATGGACGGCGCCTATAAATCCATGGTAGTACATACGAATAAAAAATATGGATTTAGGTCCTTTGTGACCATCGTAAATGAAGAAGTTTCCAAAGAAGCGATCTCCACTATCTTCTATATGTTAGCTATTTCATTTAGCGGATTGTTTGTAATAGGATTTATCATTTATTTCATCCTTTCCAAAAGTCTGAAACCTTTAAGAGATAGCCAAAACCTGATCGAAAAAATGTCGGAAGGAGATCTGACCCAAAAACTCACGGTTCTTTCCAGAGATGAGATCGGAGAAATGGCCATCAGTATCAACGAATTCAATCGTAAGGTAAAAGCGGTTCTTTATAAAATTTTTGATGCCTCCCATAGTCTGGCGAATTCTTCCGATGAAATGTCGAATACTTTAAAAACGATCTCAGATAATGCGCAAAGCCAAGCGGCCGCTTCCGAGGAAATTTCAGCTTCTATCGAGGAGATATCCGCCGGAATGGATGCTATTTCCTATAGAACAAAAGAACAAGTCACTCTTCTGAACTCTTTGGACACGGAGATGTTAGAATTTTCATCTTCTATCCAAGCCACTTCCGAAAATCTAGAAAACACTCTTTCTCATGTAAAAGAGATCACCGACGAAGCAAGAAGAGGAGGAAAATCTTTGGAACTGACGGACCAGAGTATCCGAAAAATTTCTCAGAGTTCCGATCAGATCACCGGTGTGATAGAGATCATAACAACTATTTCCGAACAGATCCATCTTCTTGCGTTGAACGCAGCTATCGAAGCAGCCAGAGCCGGAGCCGCTGGAAAAGGATTCGCAGTAGTTGCAGATGAAATTTCCAAACTCGCGGACAAAACCTCCGACAGCATGAAGGAAATAGAAAATATCATCCAAGCAAATGAGACCGAAATCGGGATCGGAGTCAGCAATATCCGAGACACGGTGAGTGTGATCGGTGGGATTATCCAAAGAATAGAAACAATCTATATCCGGATGAATGAGGTATCCTCCGTGATGGGAGAGCAGCTGGTCCGAAATAAGATCGTGAACAAAAAGGGCCAGGAAGTGAAGGAAAGATCGGAAGGGATCCAAACTGCTATCCAGGAGCAAAAACTGGCGATCGAAGAAATTTCGAAAACCATTTCTAGTATCAACGACCTGACCCAATCTAACGCTTCTTCCACGGAAGAATTGAGTTCCGGTTCAGTGGGACTTGCCCATTTGTCCGAGGATCTGAAAAACCAAGCTGAGTACTTTCAATTTTAA